In Oncorhynchus clarkii lewisi isolate Uvic-CL-2024 chromosome 2, UVic_Ocla_1.0, whole genome shotgun sequence, one DNA window encodes the following:
- the LOC139379192 gene encoding lens epithelial cell protein LEP503-like produces MHPQRPLPQAMPSSLGQNLRDMAMGLGRGKNFLGGNIAYGFIQSLKECLYFVLCCWCIKEILD; encoded by the coding sequence ATGCACCCCCAGCGTCCTCTCCCCCAGGCCATGCCCTCCTCCCTCGGGCAGAACCTGCGTGACATGGCCATGGGCCTAGGCAGAGGGAAGAACTTCCTTGGTGGGAACATTGCCTACGGCTTCATCCAGTCCCTCAAGGAGTGCCTCTACTTCGTACTCTGCTGCTGGTGCATCAAGGAGatactggactga